The DNA sequence TAGACTGCCATTGGATTTTTCATGTGCATGCGGATCTCTTTTGCTTGTGTGTTTGAAAGTAGAGGGCGTTTAGATATTCCTTCAAGAAGTATTTTAAGGTAAAAACTTGTTCCTCCCACAATAATAAGATTTTTGTTCTTCTCTTGACACAATTTGTGCACATCTTTGTAGAGCTTAATAAATATGGTAACATCAAAGGCTTCATTTGGGAAGAGGTGATCAATACCAAAATGTTTAATTCCTTTCTGTACATCCTGTGTTGGTTTAGCGGAGACAATATTAACCTCTTTGTATACTGATAGCGAATCAAGAGAAAGAATATAGGCATTATGTGCATGTGCTATTTTAACAGCTAGTGTAGTTTTTCCTGAAGCAGTGGAGCCAATAAGTGCCAATTGTTTGAAGCCTAACATAATATAATCATAACAAGTTACTGCTAAGGGTTAAGTCTGAAAAGTGTAAAATACACATATGAATCTATTTGAAAAATATAACCATTTTAACTTTGCAAATCTTATTACCTTTGGCAATATTGCCTGTGGCGTAATAGCAATGTACTTTATTCAACAGAATAACTTTTTTCTAGCAATTATATTGGCATGGATTGCTGGAATTTTAGATATTGCAGACGGTAAAATGGCACGAAAGTATAATCTCTCTACTGAGTTTGGCGTACAGCTTGATAGTTTTGCAGATTTTCTTTCTTTTGTGGTAATGCCAGCTTTTTTGCTCTTTTATGCGACAAGATATTATGTGGCACTCAGCGGAATAGAGGAGTTTGTACTCGGACTAGTGTTTATTTGGTATATTATCTCTGGTCTTAGGCGTTTAGTAGAGTTTAATCTTAAGGTTGATGCAGGAAAAGTTTCAAAGTACTTTGAAGGAGTCCCTACACCATTGGGTGCAATTCTTCTATGGATTATCTATTTATTGACAGCATATGATATACTAACGAGTGGATATATTATTGCTATACTAGTATTGATAGTTTCAGAATCACTTAATAGTAATTTAAAAATTCCCCACCCATAAGACCCTCCTCTTGGAGTAGTGATATTGATTACTTACGAGTATTGAAGTGTGGTCAAAAGAGTAAAGCAGAAGGATAAAACTTGAAAGAGAATATATTTCTCAAAAAATTAAATTATTTTTCTGAATTGGTAATGTTTAAACATTCAATATTTTCGCTTCCATTCATTTTTATAGCAATGTTAGTAGGGTCCTACCTTGATACTGGATCAGGATGGTTTGGCTGGAAACTATTGCTGTTTGGTACACTGGAAGCTATTACTGCACGTAACTTTGCAATGGGTATTAACCGATATCTTGATAGAGATATAGATAGACTTAATCCACGCACAAAGAATAGGCCCTCTGTTGATGGGCGCATCACAGCTTCCCAGATGCTTTTTTTTATTCTTATTAATGCGATAGTATTTATATCTATTGCCTATTTTATTAATGATCTTGCATTTAAACTTACTTTACCCATACTTGTTGTGCTAGCAGCTTACCCCCTCTTTAAGCGTTTTTCAGCATTGGCACATCTAATACTTGGCATCAGCCTAGGTCTTGCACCTATTGCAGGAGTGATTGCAGTAAGTGGACAAGTTCCACTTTGGTCTCTTTGGCTTGCTATTGGGGTGATGTTTTGGGTTTCTGGGTTTGACCTGCTCTACTCTTTGCAAGATATAGAATTTGACAAAAAGCACCATTTGCACTCTATCCCATCATATTTTGGAGTACAAAATACAATGCGTATTGCCAAAGTATTTCATTTGTTGGCAGTATTTTTTTGGTCATGGTTCGTTTTTGGTGCCAGATTGGGCATATGGGCACAAGTTGCAGTTGTGTTTGCGGCAGTCATGTTGACATACGAGCACTACCTTGTCAACAAAGATTTTACAAAAATAGATAAAGCCTTTTTTACCGTCAATGGTTATCTGGGATTTATCTTTTTAATTTTTATTTTACTGGAGGTGATGTAAATGGAAACAATAGGTATAATTGCACTTGGATTATTTATGCTACTAGGGGTTACTTTGTCAGTATTAGCAGATGAGAATCGTAAACTAATTAAAGAGAACATACTTCTAAGGGAATCTGTAGGGAGTAGCAAGAATACAAAAAAAATAGATATAGAATATAGTCATAATGCTTCTGAAACAAAGCATATTATCAAGCTTATTGAAGATGGCAATAGTATTGAAGATATAGCTCAACTACTTAACTTTCCACTTGATAAAGTAGAGATGATTATTAAATTCAATAGGATTAAAAAAGAGCATGCCATATCATAGTTGGCAATATATACTCCAGCATGCTTATGCGCAACTAGATAAAGACTATAGATACTTTTTAGAGTCAAATAAAGGATACTTTCCTTCTTGTGAGCATTACTTTAATGCCTTTAAAACACTTCCCAGATATAAGGTAAAATATATTCTTTTTGGACAAGATCCCTATCCGAGGGCTGAAAGTGCAGGAGGTTATGCCTTTATCGATGAGAAAGTTAAAAAACTATTTAGTGAACAAGGATTAAGCAAAGAGGTAAACCGTGCTACTTCTTTACGTAATTTTATTAAGATGGCACTGGTGGCAAGAGGGGATCTTGGTGTAGCAGATACCTCACAACCAGCCATAGCAGCTCTGGACAAATTAACCTTGATAGACTCTATTACGCAACTACGAAAAAATTTTGAAAAGAATGGTATTTTACTGCTCAATACAGCATTGATCTTTACTGATAAGAAGAGTTCTAATAGGCACATAAAAGCATGGCAACCCTTTATGCAGTCACTTCTAAAAGAGATGAAAGAAAATAATCCTAAACTTATTCTTTTTGGTAACCATGCTAAGACTTTAAAAAAATTACTACCTCTAGAAACATATGAAACAATTGAGATGGAACATCCTTATAATTACACCTTTATTGCCAACAAAAAAGCACAAATGTTTTTTGGGCCCATGCACCTACTTGAAAAGTAAAGTTTTTTTGGTTACAATTCGCTCACAAAATATCGCAGTACTACTTTGTATGCACTCTTAGCTTAGCTGGATAGAGCATCGGTTTGCGGTACCGAAGGTCACAGGTTCGAATCCTGTAGAGTGTACCACCCCAACAAACTAATACTAATCATATTTATTCTATAATACAATCAATAATTTTTTGGAGCATTATATGAATATTCTCTTGATCAATACTAATCCTGTAGTTTCACGCCTCATTTCACTCTGTACACACAACGATAAATCCATTGTTTTTGAAGAGATAATGGATGTAACCGAAGCATCAGAAAATACATATGATATTATATTTGTTGATCATGCTTCTTATGATGACCAAGTAGTATTTTTAGACCAGATTGCCAATATTGGAAAGCTAGTATTTCTGTCGAGTTATGATACTGATGAAGAGGTAGCTAAAAAGTTTGATATTGTAGTTAAAAAACCTTTTTTACCTTCCCAAATACAGGCTATTGTAGACCAAGTTAAAACAGAAACTCCTTTAACAGAAGAAGAGCTCGCACTTCTTGAGGTAGAAGATTTAAATGAGATTATTTCAGAGAATACACCGGATATAGAATGTTGTCTCCTACTTTCAGTGGTTCAGTCTCCTGTAGTTTTGCCTCTTCCAGCTTCACCTGTTTACGCTTATGTGCCTCGTTGAGCAATCTATGCCCTTCACCAAGCTCTTTGACCTTAAGCACTTCACGTGCCTTTTTGGTCGCAGCATTATAACGATTTTCCAGTGTTGCCAGTGTTTTTCGGTGTTGCTCTTTCAGGGAAGCTTCTTCATCAAGAAGCTTTTGCTTCTGTTTTTCAATGGCTTTAAGTTCATGGTCTACCTGTCCAATCTTTTGTCGCATTTCTCGCTCTAAAGAGGTAGATCTCTCTATGAGATCATTGAGATTCTCTTTGTCCTCACCATAAACTTTTTTTGCCTCCTGTATAATGGCAGGAGGAACCCCATAGCGCTGCGCTGTCTCAAATGCATAACTCTTCCCAATACTCCCCTGCAAAAAAGTATAGGTAGGTACACGTTGCTCTTCATCATAGAGTGCGGCAACCAGTTCTACATCATCACTACTTGCCATCAAAGAGGCCAGACGTTTATGGTGGGTTGTAACTACAAAACTGATACCACGATTTTTTAATGTCTCAAGCATCACACGAAAGAGTGATGCCGCTTCATCCGAGTCTGTTCCAAGCTCAATTTCATCAACCCCAACAATGGCATCACTCTTGGTAAAAAGTCTAGCAAACTCCTGCATGCGCCCTGCAAAAGTGGAGATGTCATTCTTCACCGACTGCGGATCATCAATAACAGCCTCAATACTCTTGTAGTGCCCCACTTTTGTACGTGTTGCATCACACTTAAAAGGCAGTAGATACTTACTCATGTAGACTGCCGAGAGGACTGATT is a window from the Sulfurovum sp. genome containing:
- a CDS encoding uracil-DNA glycosylase; the protein is MPYHSWQYILQHAYAQLDKDYRYFLESNKGYFPSCEHYFNAFKTLPRYKVKYILFGQDPYPRAESAGGYAFIDEKVKKLFSEQGLSKEVNRATSLRNFIKMALVARGDLGVADTSQPAIAALDKLTLIDSITQLRKNFEKNGILLLNTALIFTDKKSSNRHIKAWQPFMQSLLKEMKENNPKLILFGNHAKTLKKLLPLETYETIEMEHPYNYTFIANKKAQMFFGPMHLLEK
- a CDS encoding CDP-alcohol phosphatidyltransferase family protein, translated to MNLFEKYNHFNFANLITFGNIACGVIAMYFIQQNNFFLAIILAWIAGILDIADGKMARKYNLSTEFGVQLDSFADFLSFVVMPAFLLFYATRYYVALSGIEEFVLGLVFIWYIISGLRRLVEFNLKVDAGKVSKYFEGVPTPLGAILLWIIYLLTAYDILTSGYIIAILVLIVSESLNSNLKIPHP
- a CDS encoding 4-hydroxybenzoate polyprenyltransferase, with amino-acid sequence MKENIFLKKLNYFSELVMFKHSIFSLPFIFIAMLVGSYLDTGSGWFGWKLLLFGTLEAITARNFAMGINRYLDRDIDRLNPRTKNRPSVDGRITASQMLFFILINAIVFISIAYFINDLAFKLTLPILVVLAAYPLFKRFSALAHLILGISLGLAPIAGVIAVSGQVPLWSLWLAIGVMFWVSGFDLLYSLQDIEFDKKHHLHSIPSYFGVQNTMRIAKVFHLLAVFFWSWFVFGARLGIWAQVAVVFAAVMLTYEHYLVNKDFTKIDKAFFTVNGYLGFIFLIFILLEVM